The stretch of DNA GGTACGAAACGACGCCCCTTCCCGAATCAGTTTGTGCCGTAACACCCGGTGCGTATTGAACTGCGCACTGAACAGATTATCCTTAAAATCGGCCCCAAACGCCGTGTGCCGATACCGCCCGATACCCGACGGAGCCACCCGCGAATACCTGGAAACGACCGGCATTAGCTCGCCCGTGCGGACTAAACTATCGCGGGTAATGTTGTTATTGGGTTTGGGATACACGCCCCCTTCGGTCCAGTACACGAGCGCGTCGCGTTGACCGGCCTGCGGGTCGGTGAAGTAGGTTTCGGTGCCGATGGGTTCAGCCGCTTCGGTAAACGTCAGTTCGACGGGGTTGTTCATGCCACCCGCCGAAATCCACTCCAGCCGCGAACCGTCGGGACGCACCCGCCAGATGCGGGCGGTGCCACCTTTGAGCCGTTGGCCTTCCTGCGTGGTCACGTCGAAACCCATGATGGCACTGGTCATGTGGAGCCAGCCGTCTGGCCCCATAAACGGCCCAATCAGGCTATTGGCGTTCACGTTGAGGGTCCAGCCGGTGAGCAGCACCTCGCGCTTATCGGCCACACCATCGTTATTGGTGTCGGTAAATTTGATGAGGTCGGGGGCCGACGTGGCGTATAAACTGCCTTTGTAGAATACGCCACCCTGCGGAAAGCCCACGTTATCGGCGTAGATAGTGCTTTTGTCGTATTTGCCGTCGCCGTTGGTGTCGGTAAGCAGCTTGATCCGAAACTGTGGGTTGTCGAGCGCGTCTTTGGTTTTTTTATAAACGTGCCCAATGGATTCAAAAACAAACAGCCGCCCGGTTTCGTCGAGGGTCGAAAACATGGGAAAGTCGACCAGATCCGGTCCGGCAGCAACCTCAACGGTGTACCCATCGGGTACGGTGATTTCGGCTGTTTTCCCGGCAGTGGTTGTGGGGGCGTTGGTTCGTTGCGAGGTTGAGCCTACCAGTAAGAGCAGCAGACCCGCCAGGCAGGCAGTGCCAATGGCCGACGAAATGAAGCGTGAAGGGTGCATGGGTTGATCCTGAATTGATTTGGGTAATATCGGCTATAATCTGGGTGGGTCTGGGTGGATTGGTATGGTGTGCAGATAGTCTAATTGCGTTATTTGCTATATGGCAGATCAATTGATAAAGCTACTACTTTTAACGTCCGTTTGTGGGTTAACCGCCTGTAAACGTGCAGAACCTGTTACAACGCCCGCTCCGGCCATTTCCTCGACACTGGTGAATGTAACGCTCGATGCCACCATGACCTACCAGACCATTGTCGGGTTTGGCGGGTTTGGTGCACAAAACGTTTACTGGTCAAACGGCCCTTTCACCAGCGACCGATTCGTAAATGATATTGTGACCGATCTCGGCTGCACCATTATTCGCGATGAAGTGCCAACCTCGTTTGAGATTGACAACGACAATGCCGACCCCGCCGTAACCGACCTGACGAGGTTTAACCTCACCCGGCGCATTGCAGGGCATCACGTGCCGTTTGGCGACCGGGTGCCGCACCTGAAAGCCTTGCGGGAAGCTGGTGTTCAAACGTTCATCGCGTCGGTTTGGAGTCCGGCACCGTGGATGAAATGGAACAACCGCATCGACAACGGTACGCAACAAAACTCCGCCCCGGCTTATAATCGTAATCCTACGTCAGCCAGTAATCAGCTAAAAATAGAAAACTACGAGGAATTTGCTGAGAGTTGCGTGGCCTATTGTCGCATCTTCAAGCGCGAAATCGGCGTTGACCTCTACGGGCTGAGCGTTCAGAACGAACCACGTTTTTCGCAGTCGTATCAGTCGTGCGTCTACGACGGCGAAGCCCTGCGCGACGTATTGAAGGTGGTAGGTCGGCGGTTCAAAAAAGAAGGTCTCACTACCAAACTCTTCATGCCTGAAGACGTGGGCTGGCTCGACGGTGTGCGAAGCATGACCCTGCCCACCCTGAACGACCCCGAAGCCCGGCAATATGTGGGCATGGTGGCTACACACGGCTACGCCCTCGACGGGGTGCAACCGGCCTCGACCGATGCCAGCACCTGGCGAACCATGTATGGCTGGGGCCAACCCTACAACCTGCCACTCTGGATGACCGAAACGTCGGGCTTCAAAAACAACCACGAAGGCGCAATGGCCCTGGCAAAAGCCATGTACACGGCGTTTCGGTTTGGTAATGTGTCGGCCTGGGTGTTCTGGTCGCTGAGCGAGGAAAATGCGTCTGATTACGCACTGCTGACTTCTAACGGTATCAAAAGCAAACGATATTGGGTCTCAAAACAGTTTTATCGTTACGTCCGGCCCGGTGCCGTGCGGGTCGAAGCCAATAGTGCCGATGCTGATGTGTTGCCACTGGCCTTCGTGAAAGACGGCCTTCCAATCCTGGTAATCAGCAATGTCGGCACAACCAACAAAACCATTCGTGTAAAGGGCGACGGCGTTTCAACCCAATACAAGGTGTTTCTGACATCGGCTACCGACAACTGTAACGAACTCACTGCCGTAAAAGCGGGCGAATCTGTCACGATTCCGGCGCAGGGCGTGGTAACGCTGGTTGGCGCGAAGTAGGATGAAAAACAGTTCGCTGTCGAAAACCATTACGCATCAGACGGTCGGTAGTTTCCAGGGGCTGCGGTAATGCGCCTTCGCGAGGTCGTTGGCGTTGCTGTCGGCGGTGATGGTCTGAGTGGTTTCGTCCCAGTTCAGTTTGCGGCCTGTGCGGTAAGCAATATTGCCTAATTGGGCGTTTACGGCTACATTGCGGCCCACTTCTGCCGGGGCGTTGGGTTGCTGTCGGCTTCGCACACATTCCACAAAATTGAGCGTATGCTTATCGAGGTCACTGCCATAGCGCAGATGGCGCGGCATGGCCGGTGTCAGGTATTGGCCGCTGTCGGCTTCGGGCAGTAGTTCCCAGCCGTCTCGGTCAACCACCACCGTGCCGAAGTTGCCAATGAAAGCCACCCCATGTTCGCGGTCGAAGGGGCCCCGCCCGATGCCGATAGCCTGCTCCCATTGCAGGGTGAACTCAGGAAATTCATAAATCGCCTGCATCGTGTCGGGGGTTTCGCCCGCGTGGTTGGGAAAGCCGAACCGCCCGCCCATGGCTACCACTGATGTAGGGGTCGTCACGTTCATGCCCCACAGAGCCATGTCGATCATGTGTGCTCCCCAGTCGGTCATCAACCCCCCGGCATAATCCCAGAAGTACCGGAAACTGCCATGAAAGCGGTTTTTGTTGAAGGGCCGTTCTGGTGCCGGGCCAAGCCACATGGCGTAATCGACCCCCGCCGGAACCGGTTCATCGGGCAGCACCGGAAACGTTTTGCCGTAGGGCATGTAGGCCCACGTTTTTACCGTCCGAACTGTCCCGATTTTCCCAGCCCGAACATAGTCGATGGCTGCTTTCCAGTGCCCTCCGCTCCGTTGCCACTGCCCCACCTGCACAATGCGTTGATGTTTTTTGGCAGCCGCCACCATCAGATTACACTCTTCAATTGAATTAGCGAGTGGCTTTTCCACGTAAACGTCTTTCCCGGCCTGACAGGCCATCACCGTTGGTAAACAGTGCCAGTGGTCGGGGGTGCCAACAATAACGACATCGATGGCCTTGTTATCCAGCACCCTCCGAAAATCGTTGTATAAGACCGGTTTGGGGCTACCCGCCACCGTGCCAGCCAGTTTGTCGAGGTCGGTAGCCCGCCGATTCATCACGTTCTGGTCCACGTCGCACAGGGCCGCGCACCGAACTCCTGGGTGCTTAAGCATCGATGTCAGGTCGGCCCAGCCCATGCTGTTGCACCCGATGAGGGCCACCGAAATTGTTTCGGCAGCCGAACGGATTGGTGGTTGAGACGAATTGGCCAGCAGTTGGTCGGGCAGCAGTGCACCCGTAACGGCCATCTGAGCCGATTGGTGCAGAAATTGGCGACGAGTGTTTGTCATGGGAAAGGGGTGTAAGCAATCGTGTTTTTCGGGAGTGTTTTGTCTGACAATAGTGGCGTGCGGGCGTTTTTGAGGTAGTTGGTGTGAATCATAAGATTTCGGGTATTAGCTCCACCGATACGCAAAAACTGGTTTGTGCCCGGCTGAGCCACACACTCATTGATGATCCCATTGCGGCAATCGGTAAGCAACAGAGCGGGCCAATCAGATGTTTTGTGTGCCTGCCGCGCCGAAATGTCGCGCAGTCGGAAGTTGCTTACATTGGTCAGTACCAGCCCACTCTGCCAGCCGGGTTCGGGCTTTTCGTCGTTCCAGCGCACGGCGATGTTGTCGAGCGTCAGACCATCAACGCCCTCGAAGCGCATAGCGTGAGCAGTGCGTTTGTCGGGCGTGGCTTCAGGTTCCATAAACACCTGAACGTTGGCGATGCGGATGTTTTCCAGGGGTTTTCCCACGGTTGTGATGATCCGGCTCGTTCCCTGGGCGTGAGCAATCACGTTATCGATGGTGATGTTTTTGATGGCCCCTACTGCCGAGGTTGGGTTGCGTTTTTTGAGTACGAAATAAAACACCTCTGCATCGCCCCACCAGTTCCAGTGTCGTCGGTGCAGGTCAATGGTCAGGTTCGAGAACTTGATGTCGCTCACCGTTGCTCCATCCTGCACGTTGATACCCATGCCTTTGTTAGCATCGCGGATAACGCAATTGCTGAAAATGACGTGCCGGATGGGCGATAGCGTTTCCGTGCCAATCATCAGGGCGGTCGATGAACTGGTCAGGATACAGTTATCGACCACAATGTTTTCGGTTGGGTACGATTTGCCGCTGGGTTTAAAATCCCATGAGCCTGATTTGAGACAAATGGCATCGTCGCCGGTCGAGATGATGCACCCCGAAATATGAGCGTTGCTGGTTCCGTCGAGGTCGATACCATCGGAGTTTACGCCCATCTTCAGGTCAGAGGTAATGGTTACGCCCCGAATCTTCACCTGCTGGCACCCCCAGATGCGCATACACCAGAGGGAGGTGTTTTCAAACGTCACATCGTCGATTGTGATGCCGGTACATTCTTTAAACAGCACCCCAAACGCGCTGTTGCCTACCCGGTAGCTGCGTTTCATTTCTACGCCCGCTTTTTTGGCAATTTCTACCTCTTTGGCAATTTCTACGTCGCCGTAGTTGTAATCGGTCCACTGGTATTTTGCCTGCCCGTCAATTTTTCCCCGGCCTGTAATGGCGATGTTTGTGGCGTTTTCGGCATAGATAAAACCGTCAGCTTTGAAGGCCGGATTGGGCAAATCGGCGTACAAAATGGCCCCGGCATCCACCTGAAGCGTGATATTGTCGTGTAGCACAATGCCAAGGCAGGTATAGTGGCCGGGCGGCACCTGCACCACGCCCCCGTTTGTTGTTCGGGCGGCTGCAATAGCGTTGGCAATGGCCCCGGTTGCATCATCGCCTTTTTGGCCGGTAGCTCCATACTCGCGAATATTATAAATCGGGGGTGAGCCAATTGCAACTGTACTGAGGAATAGCAGAAAAAATGAGAATAAATACTTGATTATCATAGAATCGGGTAGGTTTCAGTTGGTCATTTCTTCGCTTTCTCCGCTTCAAGCAATAGCGTCACAATGGTCCGATGGCCGTTGTCGCGGGCGCGGTCGATGGCGCGGAACCCGTCGCTGTCCTGATAAAAAACGTCGGCTCCCTGCGTCAGTAAAGCCTTTACTGCCAATTCGTTACCCGTCCAGGCTGCCTGCACCAATTCTTTTCCCAGTTTCCCGTTTCCGGTTGTGCCCGATTGGTTTGGCCGGATCGAAGCCGCCACCTGACCCGTCCGCAGAACGGTGCGTGTGCTGGTCAACTGACGTTCCTGAGCGAGTTGGGCTTGTCGAACGGAGTCGGGAGTTGCCACAAATCCGCTAAATCATGGTACATGACCCAACATGCACAGGGGCGAAAACTGACTATCAGGGAAAAACGATTCCGTCTGTGCAGATTATACAAACAACTCGCAGACTAAAAGGGAGATTTGTTACTAAATGAACACCACGTCGTCAATGACATCGGTTCCCATGTCTTTGTTGATGACCTGAATGAGCTTTTGCTTGGCATTCACGAGTTCGCTGCGGAGGGGGGCGGAGGTCAGTTCGATGTGCAGCTTACGGTCGCGGACGTAGATGCGGTTGGTGCGTGAGGCAATAGCCTGCCCCATCATGCGGCCCCAGAACGCTTCGAGGTAGGTTTCGTTAAAGCGCGATTGAAGCTGATAATGTTTCAGCAACTGCCCGATGGCGTCTTTTACGGTGGTGGTGCCAGCTACGCGGGTGGCGTTTTCGCGATTGTATTTGTAGGGCTGATGCATACGGGGCGGTGTGTCTTTCCTACAAAAGTAAACAGCCCCCGGTTTTACTACCTATGCCGCTGACCAATTTTTTAGAAAAATAAGGGAACGGGCAGAAATCGCGGCAAACGTTTGGAAACAGGCGCGTTGGCTTGTATACTTGCGGCATCAAGTCAATTCTACGCGTTGCTTACCGTCGTCAACGCGCGTTGATTTATACAGAAGCGGGGAGAGATCAGGCTCTTCGAACCGCTGGCAACCTACCACTTGGCAAGGTGCTAACTCCTGCCTAAAATGACCCAAACGTGGTCATTAGGAACTATAAATCGAATACGAACATGCTCTGTATCAGATGCTGTATGCCCTACGGGGCCAGCTAAAGCACATCCGCCACCCGCACACACCAGATCGGGAGTGATTTGGCGTGCCATTTTTCAGTTGTAAAGTTATCGGGTTGTACAGTTGTAAGGTTTGCAACCACCCAACTCCACCGCCCGCTCAACTTTACAACCCTACAACTTTTACAACTTTATAACTCCGTCAAAAATGTCTTCTCAACTGCATTTCGATACACTGCAACTGCACGCTGGTCAGGAGGCCGACCCCACTACCAACTCGCGGGCGGTGCCTATTTACCAGACAACCTCTTACGTCTTCAACGATTCGGCGCACGGTGCCGATTTGTTCGCGCTGAAGGCGTTTGGCAATATTTACACCCGCATCATGAACCCCACGTCCGACGTGTTTGAGAAACGCATGGCGGCTCTTGAAGGGGGCGTGGCCGCTTTGGCCGTGGCATCGGGGCAGGCGGCTCAGTTCATTGCCCTGACCAATATCCTGAATGCGGGCGATAACTTTATTTCGACCTCGTTTCTGTATGGCGGCACCTACAATCAGTTCAAGGTGTCGTTCAAACGGCTTGGCATCGACGCTCGTTTTGCCAATGGCGACAAACCAGAAGCCTTTGCCAAACTGATCGACGAAAACACGAAGGCTATTTACCTCGAAACCATTGGCAATCCCGGTTTCAACATTCCTGATTTTGATGCCATTGCCGAGTTAGCCAGGCAACATGACCTGCCAATTATTGTCGATAACACCTTCGGGGCGGGTGGCTACCTGTTCCGGCCTATCGAACACGGCGCGGCTGTGGTGGTGGAGTCGGCTACGAAATGGATTGGCGGCCACGGTACGAGCATCGGCGGGGTGATTGTCGATAGCGGTAACTATAACTGGGGTAACGGCAAATTTCCGCAGTTCAGCGAACCGTCCGAGGGCTACCACGGCATGGTGTTCAGCGACGTGTTTGGCGTGGGCGGCCCGTTTGGCAACATCCAGTTTATTATCCGAGCCCGCGTCGAAGGGCTGCGCGATTGGGGACCGGCCATTAGCCCGTTCAACTCGTTTTTGCTCTTACAGGGCCTCGAAACGCTCTCGCTGCGCGTTGACCGCACGGTACAAAACGCCCTCGCACTGGCACAATGGCTCGAAGCGCACGAACAGGTTGACGTTGTAAATTACCCCGGTCTCGAAAGTAGCTCATACCACGAACTGGCGAAGAAATACCTCAAGCGCGGCTTCGGGGGCGTATTTACGTTCAAAGTGAAGGGCGGAAAAGAGGCCGCCGATCAGTTTGTGAACAGCCTGAAATTAGTGAGCCATCTCGCCAATGTCGGCGACTCAAAAACGCTGATTATTCACCCGGCCAGCACCACCCATCAGCAACTGAGCGAACAGGAACAGGCCAGTGCAGGCGTTGAACCCGGCCTGCTGCGTATTTCTGCCGGTATCGAGCATCTTGACGACATCAAGGCCGATCTCGAACAGGCGTTTGCCCAGATTGCCGAACCCGTAGCAGCTTAATTGTTTCAGGTACTGTGTTCTATGTACTACGGGCACTCAGTCCACTGTAGCACATAGAACACAGTATTAGGTACGTAGGATATGACCTTTTTCGATTACAAATATTCGTTTCCACTCGAATCGGGGCAAATCCTGCCCGGTTTCCGGTTGGCCTATACCACACGTGGCACATTAGACAATACAGCCTCGAACGTGGTGTGGGTATGCCACGCCCTGACCGGCAACGCCGACGCGGGCGACTGGTGGGGCGGTATGGTTGGGCCGGGCAAATACTTCGACCCTGCCCGCGACTTCATCGTCTGTGCCAACGTGCTGGGATCATGTTACGGCTCAACGGGGCCGCTGTCGGATAATCCTGAAACGGGGCAACCGTACTACTACGATTTTCCGACCCTCACGATTCGCGACATCGTGGCGGCTCTCGATTTGCTGCGTCAGGAGTTAGGTATCGAAAAAATCCGTACCTGTATTGGCGGGTCGGTAGGGGGCGAGCAGGCGTTGGAATGGGCTGTTATGCAGCCTGATGTTATTGATAATGTGGTGGTTATTGCCACCAGTGCGGTGGCATCGCCATGGTGTATTGCGTTCAACGAAGCCCAGCGGATGGCTATCGAAGCTGATCCTACGTGGGGCGAACGCCGTGCCGATGCGGGCATGGCCGGTATGAAGGCCGCCCGCGCTATGGCCATGATTTCGTATCGCAACTATGATACCTATGGCTTCACGCAGGCCCTCGACAACAACGAACAACTCGACGGTTACAAGGCCGCGTCGTACCAACGCTATCAGGGCGAAAAAATCGCCGAACGCTACAATGCCTTCACCTACTGGACGCTCTCGAAAGTGATGGACTCACACAACGTGGGGCGCAATCGGGGCAGCATCCTGAACGCGCTGGGGCAAATTAAAGCCCGTACACTGGTGGTCGGCATTAGTTCCGACTTGCTGTTCCCACCTGGGGAGCAACAATTTTTAGCCCGTCACATTCCCAACGCCACCTATCAGGAAATAGACTCGCTCTACGGACACGATGGATTTTTGATCGAGTTTCGGCCTTTAACCAATATCATCCGAAGATGGATGGAGTCGGCGGCTGCGGAGTCGCTTGTGCCAGTGTCTGCGCGTTTATGAATTGAGAATTACTTCGAGCAATCCACTTTTTCAGCACCATTGTGCCGGGAAATTTTAACCCGGATTTATTGCTGAATACCATTTTGCCGTTTTGCTCACTCACGTTGCCATACCCCTCGCTGAGTTCATTGTTTTTTACCAGAAATGCCACCTGCCGAACGGATTTCTGCCCCTCCGACAGAAAGGTGTAATCCGCCATCAGCGTGTCGCCCATCATCCGCCCGCTCAGGGTGCCGGTATTGGCGTCTTTACCCGACAGCCGGCGCAGGGGCCGTAGCGACAGCGGCTGTTGTTTCGCCTGTGGCTGAGGTGGTCGATCTGCTCTCGTCCGACTTTTTCTGATCCTGGCAGGCCATTGATAGTGCTATTACAACGAGCAGACTAATTTAAGGAGGGAGTTCGTAGTAAAGTAAGTTTGGTTAGAGTAGTTTCGGGTACGTACCCGCTTTTGTGGAAAGCAAGAAAAACAATATTTTTATGGCTCATCATTGGAATCGGCGAATGTTTACCCGGATTGCTTTAACGGCAGGGGCATCTTACTTCATTAAACCTTTATTAGCTTCTGGAGAAAAACAGCAGGTCGCCGTAACTGGCAAACGGGTGGGTATTATCGGGTTAGACACCTCGCATAGCATCGCCTTTACCAAAGAGCTGAACACCAACCCAGCAAGTGCCAATTGGCAGGGCTACCGGGTCGTAGCGGCCTACCCCAAAGGCAGTAACGATATTGAGAGCAGCGTGAAGCGCATTCCCGGCTACATTGATGAGGTCAAAAAAATGGGCGTGCAAATTACGGGTTCAATTGACGAGTTACTGAACCGTGTAGATGTCGTATTGTTGGAAACCAACGATGGGCGATTGCATCGCGAACAGGCATTGAAGGTGATTGCAGCTCGCAAACCCTTTTTTATCGACAAACCCGTTGCGGCTTCGCTTACCGACATTATCTTTATCATGGAGGCTGCAAAAAAAGCCGATGTCCCGCTGTTTTCGGCCTCTTCGGTGCGCTATATGAACGGCATCGATGCAGTCGACAAAGCACAGGTGGTTGGGGCCGATACTTTCAGCCCGGCCCTACTCGAAAAAACGCATCCCGATCTGTTTTGGTACGGGATTCATGGCGTTGAAGCTCTCTTCGCCGTGATGGGAACGGGTTGCCAAAGCGTTACGCGGCTACACACGCCCAACACCGACATTGTGACAGGCGTTTGGGCCGACGGTCGGGTAGGGGCGTTTCGCGGAACCCGGACGGGCAAGCATACGTATGGGGGAACCGTTTATACCAACAATGGCCCGGTCGTGCTTGGTCCTTATGGTGGTTATACCCCTCTGCTGAAAGACATTGTTCAGTTTTTTGAAACGGGGCATGCACCCGTTAATGCCGCTGAAACGCTGGAAATTTACACATTTATGGAAGCAGCCGACGAGAGCAAACGCAAAGGCGGGGTTGCCGTTCGTTTGGAAAGCGTATTAAAACAGGCGCAAGAAAAGGAGTAAACATATTCATTTATGGACTTTCGGGTACGTACCCGAAGTGCCTTAGCCACACAAAACCTGCTGCAATGACAGATAACCTACCCCCAAAACCCGTTGCTGGCCTTGAAACACGTCGGCTGTTTTTGGGACAGCTACTCACTGGAACAGTCGCTTTAACAGTCGGCGGTATACTGCCCGGGTTTAGCCCCCGAAGTTACGCCCGGATCCGGGGGGCCAATGAGCGTATTCAGGTAGGCATGATGGGCGTCAATAGTCGCGGGCTGGCACTGGCCAACACGTTTGGTTTACAACCCAACTGTGCGATTCGGGCGGTTTCGGATGTAGACTCCCGGGCGACCGCGCGATGTATTGCCGCTGTTGAGAAAATTGGACAGCCAAAGCCCAACGCGCAGCCCGATTTCCGAAAGGCGTTGGAGGATAAAGACCTCGATGTGCTGGTGATTGCTGCCCCCGATCATTGGCACGCCCCTGCTGCTATTCTGGCTGCTAAAGCCGGTAAGCACGTGTATCTGGAAAAACCCTGTAGCCACAATCCGCATGAAGGCGAACTGTTGGTAGCGGCCCAGAAAAAGTATGGTACGGTCATGCAGATGGGCAATCAGCGTCGGTCATGGCCCAACGTGGCGGCTGGAGTGAAAGCCGTGCGCGAGGGCGAAATTGGCCGGGCTTATTTTGCGAAGGGCTGGTATACCAACAACCGGCCATCTATCGGCATGGGCAAGGCCGTTGCTATACCCGATTGGCTCAACTTCGACCTCTGGCAGGGACCGGCTCCACGTAAAGCATTTAAAGACAATATTCTGCACTACAACTGGCACTGGTTCTGGCACTGGGGAACGGGCGAATCGCTCAATAACGGCACCCATATGCTCGACCTGATGCGCTGGGGACTGAACGTTACCTATCCCACTCGCGTCAGTTCATCGGGTGGTCGTTACCGCTATCAGGACGACTGGGAAACGCCCGACACGCAGGTGATTAGCCTCGAATTTCCGAACAACACGGCCATGACCTGGGAAGGGCGAAGCTGCAACGGGCGGACGATTGAAGGCAGCAGCGTGGGCGTGGTTTTCTACGGAGACAAAGGGTCGGTTCAGATTGAGCCGGGCAATGCTTACAAAGTTTATGATCTGGAAAACAAGCTGGTACGGGAGGTCAAAAACGACGTGGTGATCAATGCCCGCGACAATATGAATCCCTCGCAGGCGTTGGATGCCCTTCATATTCAGAATTTTTTCGATGGTATTCGAAAAGGAGCTGTGTTGAACTCCGACATGCTGGGGGGGCATCAGAGTACATTGCTTTGCCAGTTGGGCAATATCGCGCTGCGCTCCGAATCGACCCTGCACATCGACCCTGCTACCGGACATATTCAAAATAACCGAGCGGCTCAGTCTTTCTGGAAACGGGATTATGAACGCGGCTGGGAACCCACGCTATAACGCTATGCTCTATAGTCAACCTAACCATACTCCGAAATGAAAGCACCCGCCAACGTTCTTGATGTCGGCTCGCTCACCGGGCGGCAAACCACTCTGTCGATTCTGCTTATCGGCGTCCTGTTTTTCGTATTTGGGTTTGTTACCTGGGTAAACGCCATTCTGATTCCTTACTTCAAAATCGCCTGCGAACTGACCAACTTTCAGTCGTATTTTGTAGCCTTTGCGTTCTACATATCCTACTTCATCATGTCGGTGCCGTCGTCGTATCTGCTGAAACGGGTGGGCTTTAAACAGGGTATGATGATTGGTTTCTGGGTGATGGCCGTGGGCGCGTTCACGTTCGTACCAGCCGCTCTGAGCCGTACCTACCCTGTGTTTCTGCTGGGGTTGTTTCTGCTGGGTATCGGGCTGGCGATCCTGCAAACGGCAGCAAATCCCTACATCACGGTTCTGGGGACAAAAGAACGGGCGGCTCAGCGAATCAGCATCATGGGCATTTGCAACAAAGCGGCTGGCATTCTGGCTCCGATTCTGTTTGCCGCTGTTATCCTCCGGGCTACCGATACCGATTTGTTTAGTCAATTGCCCGGCATGAATCCCGCCGAAAAAGCAGGAGCCTTAGACGCCCTCGTTCGGCGGGTGATTGTGCCGTATTCGGTCATTGGCTGCATTCTGATTGGGCTGGGCCTGTTGGTACGGCTGTCGCCCCTGCCCGAAATCAATACCGAACAGGAAACGGCGGAAGTAGCAGCCGCCAATGAGCATAAAACCTCAGTGCTGCAATTCCCGCATTTGGTCATGGGCGCGTTGGCTATCTTCCTGCACGTCGGCACACAGGTCGTTGCTATCGATACCATCATCGGGTATGCCGGGTCGATGGGAATCACTCTGCTCGAAGCCAAAGCGTTTCCTTCCTATACGCTGTTCGTAACGATTTGTGGCTACGTTCTGGGTATCATACTGATTCCAAAATACGTGAGTCAGGTTGCTGTATT from Spirosoma montaniterrae encodes:
- a CDS encoding Gfo/Idh/MocA family protein, which translates into the protein MTNTRRQFLHQSAQMAVTGALLPDQLLANSSQPPIRSAAETISVALIGCNSMGWADLTSMLKHPGVRCAALCDVDQNVMNRRATDLDKLAGTVAGSPKPVLYNDFRRVLDNKAIDVVIVGTPDHWHCLPTVMACQAGKDVYVEKPLANSIEECNLMVAAAKKHQRIVQVGQWQRSGGHWKAAIDYVRAGKIGTVRTVKTWAYMPYGKTFPVLPDEPVPAGVDYAMWLGPAPERPFNKNRFHGSFRYFWDYAGGLMTDWGAHMIDMALWGMNVTTPTSVVAMGGRFGFPNHAGETPDTMQAIYEFPEFTLQWEQAIGIGRGPFDREHGVAFIGNFGTVVVDRDGWELLPEADSGQYLTPAMPRHLRYGSDLDKHTLNFVECVRSRQQPNAPAEVGRNVAVNAQLGNIAYRTGRKLNWDETTQTITADSNANDLAKAHYRSPWKLPTV
- a CDS encoding glycoside hydrolase family 28 protein codes for the protein MIIKYLFSFFLLFLSTVAIGSPPIYNIREYGATGQKGDDATGAIANAIAAARTTNGGVVQVPPGHYTCLGIVLHDNITLQVDAGAILYADLPNPAFKADGFIYAENATNIAITGRGKIDGQAKYQWTDYNYGDVEIAKEVEIAKKAGVEMKRSYRVGNSAFGVLFKECTGITIDDVTFENTSLWCMRIWGCQQVKIRGVTITSDLKMGVNSDGIDLDGTSNAHISGCIISTGDDAICLKSGSWDFKPSGKSYPTENIVVDNCILTSSSTALMIGTETLSPIRHVIFSNCVIRDANKGMGINVQDGATVSDIKFSNLTIDLHRRHWNWWGDAEVFYFVLKKRNPTSAVGAIKNITIDNVIAHAQGTSRIITTVGKPLENIRIANVQVFMEPEATPDKRTAHAMRFEGVDGLTLDNIAVRWNDEKPEPGWQSGLVLTNVSNFRLRDISARQAHKTSDWPALLLTDCRNGIINECVAQPGTNQFLRIGGANTRNLMIHTNYLKNARTPLLSDKTLPKNTIAYTPFP
- a CDS encoding DUF721 domain-containing protein codes for the protein MHQPYKYNRENATRVAGTTTVKDAIGQLLKHYQLQSRFNETYLEAFWGRMMGQAIASRTNRIYVRDRKLHIELTSAPLRSELVNAKQKLIQVINKDMGTDVIDDVVFI
- a CDS encoding O-acetylhomoserine aminocarboxypropyltransferase/cysteine synthase family protein is translated as MSSQLHFDTLQLHAGQEADPTTNSRAVPIYQTTSYVFNDSAHGADLFALKAFGNIYTRIMNPTSDVFEKRMAALEGGVAALAVASGQAAQFIALTNILNAGDNFISTSFLYGGTYNQFKVSFKRLGIDARFANGDKPEAFAKLIDENTKAIYLETIGNPGFNIPDFDAIAELARQHDLPIIVDNTFGAGGYLFRPIEHGAAVVVESATKWIGGHGTSIGGVIVDSGNYNWGNGKFPQFSEPSEGYHGMVFSDVFGVGGPFGNIQFIIRARVEGLRDWGPAISPFNSFLLLQGLETLSLRVDRTVQNALALAQWLEAHEQVDVVNYPGLESSSYHELAKKYLKRGFGGVFTFKVKGGKEAADQFVNSLKLVSHLANVGDSKTLIIHPASTTHQQLSEQEQASAGVEPGLLRISAGIEHLDDIKADLEQAFAQIAEPVAA
- a CDS encoding homoserine O-acetyltransferase family protein, with the protein product MTFFDYKYSFPLESGQILPGFRLAYTTRGTLDNTASNVVWVCHALTGNADAGDWWGGMVGPGKYFDPARDFIVCANVLGSCYGSTGPLSDNPETGQPYYYDFPTLTIRDIVAALDLLRQELGIEKIRTCIGGSVGGEQALEWAVMQPDVIDNVVVIATSAVASPWCIAFNEAQRMAIEADPTWGERRADAGMAGMKAARAMAMISYRNYDTYGFTQALDNNEQLDGYKAASYQRYQGEKIAERYNAFTYWTLSKVMDSHNVGRNRGSILNALGQIKARTLVVGISSDLLFPPGEQQFLARHIPNATYQEIDSLYGHDGFLIEFRPLTNIIRRWMESAAAESLVPVSARL
- a CDS encoding Gfo/Idh/MocA family protein, whose protein sequence is MAHHWNRRMFTRIALTAGASYFIKPLLASGEKQQVAVTGKRVGIIGLDTSHSIAFTKELNTNPASANWQGYRVVAAYPKGSNDIESSVKRIPGYIDEVKKMGVQITGSIDELLNRVDVVLLETNDGRLHREQALKVIAARKPFFIDKPVAASLTDIIFIMEAAKKADVPLFSASSVRYMNGIDAVDKAQVVGADTFSPALLEKTHPDLFWYGIHGVEALFAVMGTGCQSVTRLHTPNTDIVTGVWADGRVGAFRGTRTGKHTYGGTVYTNNGPVVLGPYGGYTPLLKDIVQFFETGHAPVNAAETLEIYTFMEAADESKRKGGVAVRLESVLKQAQEKE